The DNA region CTTGTCGTCGTCACCGCCGCCGTTCATTGGCGAGGGCGACGGAGCCGACGGCGAGGACCGCGGCGACGGAGGCCGCGAGAACGAGGTTGCGGCGCCTGCGGGAGGGAGGCGGCGGTGCCGAGGCGGTCACGGGCTCCGGGCCGGGGGCGGCTTCGGGGTCCGATTCGGGTTCGGGCTGCGGAGCGGGCTCGCGCTGTGGCGTCGGCTCCCTCTTCGGCGTGCGGGCCGGGGCGCCGACGGCCGGGGGCTCCGTCTTCCGCCCCCGGTCCGTGTCCGCCAGGATCCACCGCCGATGGACCTCCACCAACTCCTCCGGCGTCGCCCCGCAGAGCCGGGCGAACCGCTCCACCGGACGGAAGTCGGCGGGCACCGCGTCCCCGTTGCAGTACCGGTGCAGCGTGGACGTACTCATGTGGAGCCGCTTGGCGAGCACCCCAGGTTCCGGATGCCGGGACGCCGAGAGGATCGACCGGGGTTCCATTCGTGTTCGAATCCAGTCGGGGTGGACGTCCCGTGACCGCCGACCGTCATCACGGCCGACGGTCCTTCACTACAACCGGTCTGCTGTGCGCGACAGCCCGCGAGGGCGCCGCAATCGGCCGTACAGTCGCAGCAGTTGACGGGAAGGGCGCATCGCATGATCCATGACATGGGTGAACTCGGCCGCGTGGGCAGGGCGCTGAACGAGGTCCTGGGGCTGTTCGAGGGCGAGCGGAGACGGCTGGAGGAAGTGCACGGCCCGGCGCCGTACGGGGACAGCTCCGCGGGCAGCCCCATGCAGACGATGCACGGGATCGGTGAACTCTCCCGCGGCGTGCAGGACGCGCTCAAGTACCTCGCCCTGGGTGCCGGATACATCTCGTTCGGCCTGGACAAGCGGGCCGACCACGCGGTGTCGATGGCGCGGCGGAAGCCGGTGGGCGTCCCCTCCGGCGTGGACCGCATGGCGCGCCCCCTCGGCGAGGACACCGTGCGGGGCCTCGAGATGATCCGCGACCTCGACGACTTCTTCTCCGACGACATCGGGCTCGCCGTGGACGTGGCCCTCTCCGCCCCGGAAGCCACGTATCCGCCGAGCGACTGGTCGGTGTACCACCGCGAGGGCCCGTCCTGACCGGACCGGCGCGGACCGCGTGCGGCGGGCGACCGCGCGCCCGCGACGCGCACGCCCGTACGCCACCCGCTCGTTGGTCGATCGACCTGGCCCCGGGGCGCCGTTGCACTGGGGCGCGACACCACGAGCCGTGGTGCGCGTACCCCGGGAGGCCACCGCAGTATGGACATCCGCCCCACGATCGACCAGGATTTCGACGCCTTCGTCGACACCATGCTTGCCGCGTTCGGACGGTTCCTGGACGCGCCGACCAACGGCGGCGGGCCGAGTGCGGGGACACCCTCGCAGAGATCTACGACCGCTACCGCCGCGCACAGCCCGGCGCCCTGTCCCGGCCGCCCCGCCGGTGGGCCCTGGGCGCGGGACAGCCCCCGGTCTCGCGGGCGCCGCGCTACGTCGCCGTCCACCGCGACGCCGACGGCGCACCGGACGGCTACGCCGGCTACACGCTCGTCGACCCCGGCCCCGACTCGACGGTCGACGAGACCGTCGCCGTCGACGACGCCGTGTCCACCGCCCCGGCCCGGTGCGACCTGGGACAGACCTCGTCAGCCATCGTGTTCGAGCGCTTCCCTCGCGAGGACCCGCTGCGCCGACAGCTCGCGGACTTCCGGCCGGGCAGGTCAGCGACGACACCGACGGGCTCTGGCTACGGCTCCTGGACATCCCGCGCGCACTCACCCCTCGCGGCTGGTTCCTGGACGGCGAGCTCGTCCTCGACGCGACGCCCCCTTCCTCGGCGAGCGCGGCCGCCATCTGCTGACCGGCGAGGACGGCAAGGCCGACTGCGTCCCGGCGGACCGCGAGCCCGACCTGTCCGCCGACCTGCGGAGCTGGGCGCCGCTGGTCGCGCTGCAGAGACGGCCTGGAGGTGGAAGCCCGCCGCTGACACTCGGTCGGCTCCTGGGCGGCCACACGGAGGCCGTGGTGCCGTACCCCCCAAAGGCAACGCCCCGCGGGCCGCACGACGCGGCCCGCGGGGCGCTCGGCTCAGTGGTTGTCGACGCCGTTGCCGGAGAGCGCGGAGATGTCGTCAAGGATGTGCGAGCCGGGCTCGTCGCCCTTCGCCTGCGTGGAGCCCTCGGCGCACTGCTGGTTCTGCGGGGCCGAGAGGACCGGGATGTCCTGGACCGCGACCGGGACGAGGAGGCCGACGATGGCGCCCGCGTTCGCCTTCACGGGCACGCCGAGGCAGAGCTTGTTCAACGAGCCCTGGACCGCGGCCCCCTGCGCACTCAGGTTCCCCTCGGTGGTGCTGTTGCCGAACGCCTGCTCGGCGCCGTTGCCACTGAGGCTGGAGGTGCTCTCGTCGTCGCCGATGGCGGCGGCGCTCCCGGTGGCCCCGGTGAGGGCGAGGGCGGCGACGCTGACGGCGTAGGGGAGGTTACGGATGTGCATGTCACTCCAGTGCAGAGCATTGGTCAGGGAGACATGAATCAATACATCCTCCAATGCCCCGAGTCGGTGGATATTCGCCCATTGGCGGGGTGTCGGCGGGCCGGGGCTGACGGAAGTCACCCCATGAGATGAGGCCGAACGGCTGAGACGCCGTGTGGAGGTGGGGAAGAGCGTGGGCGGGGCCGGCGACGCCTGCCGGATCGGTCCCGGCACGGGCGGGTGCGGCTCACACCAGCGGCGTGAAGCGCGCCAGGCGTCCCTGGCGCGCTTCACCTTTTCCCCCGGCAGTGGATCTGCCTACTCACGGAAGCAGTGCTTGCCGGTGCAGCCCTTCTGGGACCCGTTGTTCCAGCCGCACACCGGGAAGTAGGCCTTTTCGTCGTTCGGGGTCTTCTTCCGGATCGTTTTGCTGTTGCCGTAGGCGCGGACCTTCTCGTACAGGTCGCCATCGCTCTTGTAGACCCGCGGCTCCGACGAGCGGCCGTCGAGGGGCCTGTCGTCGAGGGTGAGACTGTCCACGTCCGCACCGCCGGAGGTGTAGTCGTTCCAGATCACATGGGCGTAGCGGTGGTTCTGGATGTACGCCTTCCAGGCGTAGCCGTCCGGAGTGTCGTTCGCTATCGTCCTCGGCTGGGCGGTGGTGGCCGTGCCCGCTGCCCGGGACCCGGGATCGGCGGCGAGCGCTGACGGCGCACCGACTGCGCCGGCCGACAGCAGGACTGCCGCGCCGGAGGCGACGAGCGTTCGTTTGAACGCGTGTGACCTTGCCATGTGTCATCCCCGTCGCTGTTGTCGGTCGTCGGCGCCGGGTGTGGCGCCGACGTGGGAATGAGCATGCTGGGGACCGGTCGACGGAATCCATGTGTTTCGGACCGGACCGAAGGACGCTCGGAACTCGGCAGCCTGCGGATGTCGAGAACGGGTCACCGGCTCCGTCCCAGGGGTGTCAGAGGCTGCCACCGGCCGCACGGGACACGAGGGCCACGAGGAACACGAGGAAGAAGGAGAAGCCGCCATGGCGATTCAGCGGATGGACAACGTCGGTATCGTCGTCGAGGACCTGGACGCCGCCATCGCGTTCTTCGTGGAACTCGGTATGGAACTGGAGGGCAGGGCGGTGGCCGAGGGGCCCTTCGCCGACCAGTGCACCGGACTCGACGGTGTCCGCTGTGACATCGCGATGGTCCGGACCCCCGACGGTCACGGCCGGCTCGAATTGGCGAAGTACCTCAGCCCCGAGGCGATCAGCGCGGGACCGCGCGACAAGCCGCACCACATCCTCGGCACGCACCGCGTGATGTTCGCCGTCGACGACCTCAAGGACACCGTCGCCCGGCTGCGCCCTCACGGTGGCGAACTCCTCGGCGAGATCGCCCGGTTCGAGGACAGCTACCTGCTCTGCTACGTCCGTGGCCCGGAAGGCATCATCGTCGGTCTGGCCGAGCAACTGCGCTGAGGGGATGGTCAGGCCTGCGGGGAAGGGGCGGTGAGGCTCTGGGGTTCGGGCTCGGTCCGACGAGGCCCGCGGGTGTTGGCCAGGGCGACGAGGAGGCCCAGGGCGGTGACCGCGGCCGCCGGTATGCCGAGCCACTCGGGGGCGACCGACTGCTGGGCGAGGCCGCCGAGCGCGCCCCCCAGGGCCACGCCGACGTAGATCGCCGAGGCGTTGAGGCCGAGGAGCACCGGTATGGCCGCCGGGGCGTGGGCGATGAGGCGTTGCTGCTGCGGGACAACCGGGAGGCCCGCGCACAGGCCGAGCGCCGCCGTCCACACGAACGCGGTCCCGAGGGCCTCCGCGGCCACGCGGCCGGTGGCGAGCACGACGACGGCGGCGGCGAGGCTCCAGAGCAGCACCCGCTCGGGCCGGTGGCGGTCGGAGAGTCGCCCTGCCAGCAGGTTCCCGCCCAGGACCCCGAGCCCGAACACGAACAGCACGGCCGTGAGCGTGGCCTCGGATCCGTCCGTCACCCCGGTCTTTAGCCTGGCCGCTGTGAAGCTACGGACAGGTCGGTCATGCGAGCAGTGACGCAACCAGCGAAGGACGAGATCAAGCTCGTCGAGGTCCTCCACGCGCTGGCGGATCCGGTCCGGCTCGCCATCCTCGCGAGGCTCGCCGACAGCGGCCGCGAGAGCTGCTCGGGCATCAGCGAGACCATCGACGTCCACCAGACGACGATGTCCCACCACTACCGCGTGCTCCGCGAGGCCGGACTCACCTGGACCACCGTGGAGGGCCGTTCACGATTCGTCAGCCTGCGTCGCGACGATGTGGACGACCGCTTCCCCGGCCTCCTCGACGCCGTGCTCACCCAACTCCGGTCGGATTGAGCCCCTGCCGGGCCCGCGCCTTCGGTCCGGGTGACCGGCGGCGGCTCACTCGCAGAGCGCCGTCCGGACAGCCGCCTTCATGTCGTCGCTCTGCGCGTCCGTACCGCCGGGGTCGACGTTCACCATGACCGTCGCCTGCCTGCCGCCGACCCTGGCCCCGGCGACCGTCTCGTAGCCGAACATGTCGCCGCTGTGCCCCCAGTAGAGGCCGCCGCAGGGCAGGGGCCTGCTCTCCAGGCCGAGGCCGTACGCCCGGCCGTCCGGATTGCCGGTCGGGCGGGTCCGCTTCATCTCGCGGAGCTGGGCCGGGCGGAGCAGCCTGCCGCCCAGGAGCGCGTCCAGGAACCGGTTGACGTCGGCGCCGCTGGAGATCATCTCGCCGCCCGCGCCCGCGACCGACGGGTTGATCGCGGTGAGGTCCACGAGCGGCGCGTTCTCGCCCGGCCGCACGTACCCGCGCGGATGCGGCCCGGGGATCCTCGACGCGTCCCCCGGCACGAACGTCTCGCGCAGGCCCAGCGGCTCGATGACGCGGCGCCGGATCTCGTCGCCGTACGGACGCCCTGTGACCCGCTCTATGATCATGCCTGCCAGGAGGTAGCCCGTGCTGGAGTAGCGCCAGCCCTTGCCCGGCGCGAACGTCGGGGGGTGGGCGAGCGCGATGTTCACGAGATCACGCGTGTCGCGGTGGGCGAGGGGGTCCTTGAGGATCTCCTGCGGCTTCAAGTGGTCGAGGATGTCGGGCACGCCGCTGGTGTGCTGGAGGATCTGACGGACCGTCATGCGGCGGCCGTCGTTGCCGTTCCCGCGTACGACACCGGGCAGGTAGCGCTCCACCGGCGCGTCGAGGACGACGCGCCGCTCCCCGACCAGCTGGAGCACGACCGTGGCCACGAACATCTTGGTCATGCTGCCGATCCGGAACCTGCTGTCGCCGCGCACCGGAGCCTGGCTCCGCACGTCCGCGACCCCGCTGGTGAGCACCGTGCCGCCCCGCCGGTCCCGCACCGCGACGAGCGCCCCCGGCCCGCCGTCGACCGTGGTGAGCCGTCGCAGGAGCGCACGCAGCCGGGCGTGTTCGGTGGCAGAGGCGGTGTCGGCGGTGTCGGCGGTGGCGGCCGACGCGGCGGCGGCCGGTGCGGAGGCGTGCCGCCGCGGCAGGTCGGCGGCCGTCAGCGTGCCCATCGCGACACCGACCACCACGGTCAGGGCGATGGGGCCACGCAACGCTCCTCTGTGCTCAGTCACTTGTGCTCCCTTGGTCGTCGCGAGGGCTGGCCGCCACGGAGGGGCCGAGGTGGCTGCGCTCCATGTGCCCGCCGTCGCACGATGTCCCCGGCGGGGGAGCCGGCGCGATGAGGCGACCGTCCGGATCGGTGCGGGGGTTAACCCCCGTGCGCGGGCCCGGAACCGCG from Streptomyces flavofungini includes:
- a CDS encoding VOC family protein — its product is MAIQRMDNVGIVVEDLDAAIAFFVELGMELEGRAVAEGPFADQCTGLDGVRCDIAMVRTPDGHGRLELAKYLSPEAISAGPRDKPHHILGTHRVMFAVDDLKDTVARLRPHGGELLGEIARFEDSYLLCYVRGPEGIIVGLAEQLR
- a CDS encoding helix-turn-helix domain-containing protein yields the protein MSTSTLHRYCNGDAVPADFRPVERFARLCGATPEELVEVHRRWILADTDRGRKTEPPAVGAPARTPKREPTPQREPAPQPEPESDPEAAPGPEPVTASAPPPPSRRRRNLVLAASVAAVLAVGSVALANERRR
- a CDS encoding MFS transporter; the encoded protein is MTDGSEATLTAVLFVFGLGVLGGNLLAGRLSDRHRPERVLLWSLAAAVVVLATGRVAAEALGTAFVWTAALGLCAGLPVVPQQQRLIAHAPAAIPVLLGLNASAIYVGVALGGALGGLAQQSVAPEWLGIPAAAVTALGLLVALANTRGPRRTEPEPQSLTAPSPQA
- a CDS encoding serine hydrolase domain-containing protein, yielding MTEHRGALRGPIALTVVVGVAMGTLTAADLPRRHASAPAAAASAATADTADTASATEHARLRALLRRLTTVDGGPGALVAVRDRRGGTVLTSGVADVRSQAPVRGDSRFRIGSMTKMFVATVVLQLVGERRVVLDAPVERYLPGVVRGNGNDGRRMTVRQILQHTSGVPDILDHLKPQEILKDPLAHRDTRDLVNIALAHPPTFAPGKGWRYSSTGYLLAGMIIERVTGRPYGDEIRRRVIEPLGLRETFVPGDASRIPGPHPRGYVRPGENAPLVDLTAINPSVAGAGGEMISSGADVNRFLDALLGGRLLRPAQLREMKRTRPTGNPDGRAYGLGLESRPLPCGGLYWGHSGDMFGYETVAGARVGGRQATVMVNVDPGGTDAQSDDMKAAVRTALCE
- a CDS encoding ArsR/SmtB family transcription factor, which encodes MRAVTQPAKDEIKLVEVLHALADPVRLAILARLADSGRESCSGISETIDVHQTTMSHHYRVLREAGLTWTTVEGRSRFVSLRRDDVDDRFPGLLDAVLTQLRSD
- a CDS encoding rodlin, with translation MHIRNLPYAVSVAALALTGATGSAAAIGDDESTSSLSGNGAEQAFGNSTTEGNLSAQGAAVQGSLNKLCLGVPVKANAGAIVGLLVPVAVQDIPVLSAPQNQQCAEGSTQAKGDEPGSHILDDISALSGNGVDNH